Below is a window of Camelina sativa cultivar DH55 chromosome 11, Cs, whole genome shotgun sequence DNA.
aCAACGTGTTGTCTACCGAGATAGTACTTTGAAGACATTAATAGTTTCAATGGTTAATGAGTCGTTGTGTATTGTGTTGcctatacacacacacatatatatatatatatatatatatatatatctcctatTAATcgaaaacacaaatataaaacaaacattacTTTTTGTAAGTATTAACAAGGGTATGTCATTGGAGGTAAGACAAATTAATTCATCTGCGCGAAGGGTAAAAATGTAATCACTGAAATCGGATAAACAAGCAAGTCATTTAACCCAGTAATTTGACCCAATTACATGTTTTAACTTATAATCCCAGCcattcctttttattttgaGCAAAACATCTCAGCCGTTGATTTTCTAAGTTTATGTAAAGAGACATCCaacctaataatttttttttccgccTCTGTTCTAAAGATTAAAACTGAAAGGCTGATTCAAGAATTCCATAGAACTCAAGGATGTTTTTTATGGTGCGAAGCAGTTGTAAAATGGGTTAACTATGTGACATGTAAGAACTATTTGGGACGggtattttgataattttgggtatttttgaaaatattttgagagcttttgaaaattataatttctacTAACTATAGAAATTAAACATTCAAATGGAGAATGCAtgtattttgtctaaatttcttagccaaaatttattaataacattattttatGGGTAATTGTTTAAAAGAGAACGGTTAtgggacataaaatttctaagGAGATGGTTCCGGACATGATGGAATGGGATGGGACCGGACGAGATTTAACACCCtgtaacaaaattactttaCCATTTTCAACAAACACGGGCTATGCTTGATTACTATGGATGaattgcaaaaaattgtatattttacagctgacgaagatgatgatcatgtttatttccGGTACGGGTTGTAGTAGTAAACATATACTCCCAAATATTGACAACACCGTAAAAGAGTGGCTAACTAACATTTAtggaaaatactaatattatacaattaaagtTTTACTATCTAAAAGGGTTTATTATTTgactgaatatatattttaccagtgtttttgaagtaatttaatttactactTAAGTACATATACTTAAGGAGataataattgaattttgaaaacaatttagtctatttatggtattaagacAAGAAATAGTTTATGTAAACTAAACCAGGTAATTCAAATAGTGAAAATCAAtatattgaacaatttttttagaaaaagagacatagattttagataaaagtacaaaatcaaaaaatattgGTAGAAAAATTCAAGTGtcaagctttcactaatttggataagGATTTATTATGCGACAGGTAATTAACCACTTTGGAACGGGcactttaaaattttggtatttttgaatacagttatatacttttttaaattataatttttttggataatttcaactaactaacaaaaaaatattcaaccaGAACTTTGGTATCCCATCTAAATTTCTTATCCAATCtcttttaataaacattatctaacgagtaattatttaaaagagaacgaacatataagacaaaaaattatgattgatACAGGATGAGATGAGACGAGACGAGATGAGACGGGATGGGTTGGAACGTGACGGGATGAGAGAGGACGAGATGTGTTTCTCATTCTAAATTGAACACGACTaggtttatttttctaatttacatGAAAAATAACGCACATATGTTGTAGCACCcagattaatatatttcttaatcAATTTACGAATTTATCCCGTGCTAtggcacgggttactacctagttcTTTGATATAGACGGAGTAAAATGTACATAATTCTTGGAATTACTCAAAtttcaactaaatatatataaattttggagtaaataaacaaaataaaactcctCAATTATCTAGAAATTTAATTGTTTCTAATCATAAAAGTCTGACTAgttaagtattttaaaaatgcgAATAAATAACAAGAATGATATTTTCTaaggaaatttcaaaaatatcatttttccaAAACCACTTTAATACCCACTTTCTAAAACTTTGTTAAAAATAccagtaaaaatataatttctgtCTAAATATGTTTGAAACTATAAAAGTATACACAAGCTACTTTTATATgtctgtaaaattttatatacttatattttattaaaataccaTACAAATACTTTTTAAGAACCTTTTAGAAatcttttaaaaccctttttaaaccttataaatatttggatcgaGTCTCCAAATATGAATTACTATACTGAAGTACCTTAGAAACcttataagattttataaattttcagatttaataggtaatattttaaaaaatggataGATGAAACAAATACCTTTGAAAATGAGTACTTCAAAAACAGTTTTTCCTCAAAGATCCtctattttgtgtgtgtgtgtgtgtaatataTCATGTAATCCCCATCTACCCTAGTAGACTCTAAATTTAATATGTTAGGTAAATGTGAATTACCATTTTTCTATTtggattataaatttataatatgatatTATCTAATACTTATATTCAGTAAACCTAAAAgttgtttttcttctaaatgTAATCTGAAATATGTGTCAAaactaaacattaaaatttaatagaaaCCTTAATTTTAATAAACACCAAAAATTTACTAgacaatttatataaaaacacacatatcaaacaaagaaatgacacaataaaataagaatatcaaaATTCTTTAACATTGAAAGACTTAACATATcattgtgaaaagaaaaaaaagatcatatATTGTAGTGCAATTTATaacaataagaaaagaaaaaactagtTATAGTTTtgcttataaaaaatttaaactgcTTATTCTTGAAATTATCTTAGTaccaaattcaacaaaatccTAATGTGACCATAGATTATTGGTATTATTTGGATAAGTAACAAGGATTGCTTGAGTTGGCGGCATCGAGAGCGGTGGACAACTCGCCATCGATTTGATGTTGGTTATCTTCTTGATGGTGTTGGATGTGGTTGTGGTTATGGTGGTTGTCATCCATAAATGGAAACTTCATGGGTTCTGATGGATACCTCATTTGCTCATGATTCATCATTTCCATAAAccattgttgttggttttgattGTTATTATGATTCAGATTTAAATTCAGATTTTTAAGGGGCTGATAAACTCCAATTTGTGGAGCTGTTGGACGAAAAAATTGTTGCTGCTGAGTAGGATTTAACAAAGTCGCGACTGCCgcagatgaggaagaagaacccACCTCATAAGTTGTAGCAGTTGGAGTGGTTGTAGCCAACAAATCCACCATCGGTCTACTCTCTTCAGAAGTAACCGCCACAGTAGAAGAAGATTCGCCAATTTTCATACCCGAATTTTGCAAAATCTCGACCCTGCGATTAACATCTTTAAGATATTGCTCAATTAAATAACCCAAATCATTAAGATCCAGAATATTTAGATGAAACAGTCCCATGTTTCCAATCAAACATTAGAACATAACTTCAGTCATCTCGAGCTCCCTATTGTCTTTTCGTTGTCTCCTTAAATCCTCGATCGCTTTTGCTATCCTTTGTTTGAGAAAAGCCTCTTGATCTACCATCTTCTTCTGCTGGTCCATCTCTGGGAGTGTCCTAAATTCGGAAATTATCCTTTGCACACCAGAATTTGATGGCCACACTTCAGGACTGGTGTCATATGGACTGAAGAGGATCGCACATGGAGTGATACCACAAAGAGTGGAGAGTTCGTTTACTTTCTTCATCAAacccttctttctttttttaaaaattgctttTCTCGAAGAATCATTCGAAATATAAGCAAGTTTCACTTTTTTCTCATCATTAtagagtatttttttctttctttatttttcttttctttcttgtttgtgtGCTTGTTTTGAAGTTGTAAATGTATAGTATTATATAGTAATGAAGAGGtataaaatttttcttttaataaaaaacaattaattttagtttatgggtagacaaaaaaaaatctttctttgattagaaaaaaatttgaacgtCCAAATCATCCTTAATGCATGaacattatcaaaaaaaaaacattaatgtaTTCAAGATACATGTGAAAATTGTTTTCCATTTATACGTGAACTACCACCTAATGGTTTGACAGGTGAAAAAGTATAGTCCAAAAACTGTTAGAAGATGACTATTATATTAAACATAGAGAAATTTACTCAAACAACACTTGTGACCAAACTTTTACTCAAACAAcacatataaatttgaaaaaaactttaaagCATTAGGTAAAACTATTATTTACAAGAGAGCCACTATTATTTGCTAAACCCgattaaaaatatagttttgacCTAAAACTTTTAGAGAGGATAAATCTTTCTTAAGAGGCTGcggaaaaaaaatcttaaagtaAGGGCGAATCGTTGATTCCCAATACAAATTGTACGGGGTATTGGAGATGTGGTGAGTTAGAGTGGGGATAAATGTTATTTATCTGGTGAGAGTGTTTGATTTAGAGGAAGAGAAGCAAATTGTGAAGGTTCGCGGAAGAACGAAAttttgggggggggggtttGCGAAAATCCGTTAAAGGTAAGTTATGAGTGAAAGTTTTAGTTGTATATACTTAATTATTTCGGATGTGTTGTGTAAGTACAGTTGAATATGATTAATTTTCGATTGTTGAAGGTGGGTTGGGTAGATGATAATAAAAGCGGAGATAGGTTTGTCAAGAGAGACGGCGGCGAATTAGTAGAAAGACTGGGTAAAGGGTTGTAGTTTAATTTCGAGTGGCCCAGAAAAGTAAGTTAGTAACACATTGAAACCATAACTGGAATTTTGATATTATGAGTTGATTGATAGTAATTTGTGGCGGTTTGAGGTAGGATGAAGATAGATGTGGGTTGTCAGCAATTTGTGTGTAGAGAAATAAGTAAAAGGTAACTAGATTTGAATTTGGCGGGGATTGGTTGTGAAGATATAGGTATATTGGTAGAGTTAAAGAGCCTATTATGTAGTAGTGGTAGAGATGGTATAGGAAGAGATCATTTGTGATGTGGTAGAGTTAGGTTTGGAGAGAAAATATTGTATTGTTaaagtataatatttttcaagTGATATGTTTGTCGCATAGATTCTGATAGGTTTTATAAATGTCGTTTGCAGGACATGGCATCTAGTAGTAGTGAAAAGAAGTTAAGGTATCCTTCGAGGCTATATCCGCCGGGGAAATCTCCTATACAGAAGAGGAGCCTGCACATTAAACAGTTTTGGGCTGTTGAGAGATTGCATTGGGGATGATGTCTACAATGACATCTGTGACAAATCGCAAGTGGGAGTGATCTTGAAGCTCTCTGATAGTCGTTATGTATGGGGTTCAAAGATTGTGCATCATTTCTTAACTCAGCAATTGACAATACAAAGGAGATATGAGATGTGGTCGCTAATAGAAGGTAATCCAATAAGGTTCTCGTTACATGAGTTTAGTGATATCACCGGCCTGAACTGTGAGAAAATTGATGAGGAAGACAGAGTGGATGTTGATCACAAAGAGTTGTGGGTCCAGATGAAGGTAGATTCAAGGGTGGGACCAAATTGGAAAGAGTTGACTGACGTATTGAGGGAATGTAGGACATGGGGTGAGCCGATTAGGAAAATGATTGGGCTATTGTTTGTGTTGCATGTCGGAATTTTAGGGATTTCGCGGACTAGTAGGATCCCTTTGGATTATGCGAAACGTGTACTCAATACGGATGCGTTTGCGAGGTTTCCATGGGGTCGAGTAAGTTTCAAGCGATTAATAGACTCCATAAAAGTCGTGTCTTATGAGAACACCTCATATGTGGTTCATGGATGTGCCCATGTTCTTCTGATATGGGCTTTTGAGAGTGTGAGAGAATTAGGCAAAGACTTTGGGAGTAAAAATGGAGGTGATGATGTCCCCCTGCTTAGGTGGGATGCAGGCCGTACCAAAGGAAATATCGGGGACTTTTTATTCTCATAGGGGAAACAGAAGAAGGTTTGTGAAATGGATATGTATGTTTAGTATACGTGCAGTGAGATGCAAGATGTTGCTATTTTTACTGACTTGATTAtaatttcttctgttttgtaGCTCCAAATTCATCATTTAGGTATTAAACCACAAGCATAACTCTTTCCATATTGGCCTGATGAGACCAAAGGTTATGGTGAAGCGGACGGTGGTTTTAAATTGTTGGATAATTTGTTGGATGATATAATGAACGGGTGTGTTGATGTGCGATCATGGGATGATTCTGTTGTTGAGAAGAAGGCAGGTAAGAGGAAAGCCGTGGAGTTGGATCTGGACGTTGAGAGTAAAGATCAAATAGGAGACCCGGTAATTGTTAACAAGGCGAAGAAGAAGTCAGTGGGGGGGGGGGNNNNNNNNNNNNNNNNNNNNNNNNNNNNNNNNNNNNNNNNNNNNNNNNNNNNNNNNNNNNNNNNNNNNNNNNNNNNNNNNNNNNNNNNNNNNNNNNNNNNNNNNNNNNNNNNNNNNNNNNNNNNNNNNNNNNNNNNNNNNNNNNNNNNNNNNNNNNNNNNNNNNNNNNNNNNNNNNNNNNNNNNNNNNNNNNNNNNNNNNNNNNNNNNNNNNNNNNNNNNNNNNNNNNNNNNNNNNNNNNNNNNNNNNNNNNNNNNNNNNNNNNNNNNNNNNNNNNNNNNNNNNNNNNNNNNNNNNNNNNNNNNNNNNNNNNNNNNNNNNNNNNNNNNNNNNNNNNNNNNNNNNNNNNNNNGAGAGGCAAAAGGGTTGAATCATCTGAAAGAACAGAGTGAGCTGGTGTAGTGCAGTCGTCGACGGATGTTGATGGAATTGACAGCGTTGTCAACATGTTAGATTCATTATCAAACAAATTTGATACCATGGACTCTCATTTGGGAGGTAAGTTGGTCTTAATAGGGGAACAATTTAAAGATTTAGAACAGAAGATCACAAACCTAGAAGCGGAGGTTGATGTCATCAAGAAGGGCCAACCTGAAACAAAGGGTGCCGAATCTACTATAGGTGAAGAGAAAGATGAGGTTTGGGTGAGAAAGATGAGGTAAGCTGCTTATCAGTTAACACGTTTGATATTTCCATCTTTATGTGAATGTGGTTGATTAAAAGCAGAGGTTTTCAATGCAGCGGGCATAGTAGCTGGGTGGGGAATTACTAAAATGAAGTTTAAGTGTGTCTTCAGTAATTTGAGGAGTTTCACATTAGAGTTGTCAAACATTGTCGAAGCGATACATTGAAGAATGTTAAGAATGTTTCAGTGTGTTTCTGTCAATTAGTGTATTCTTTGTTATGTTCCTCCTATGTCTTAAAATTCACTAGTGTTGACTTAATTTGTGAGTACCCCACactttttatgtatattttccaGAGTTATcctatagtatttttttttctttatagagTGGCTAAACATTTTGTTTTAGGTTATACATACTCAACAAACCTTAGTTGTCGTATTATATGTTGACTACTTAGTAAAGGCTATTGACATTAAataacctagttttttttttagtcttggTTAGTACAGGTGCTAGAAACATCTGAAGGCCCTATATCATGTGCTATTCGAAATCCAAAAGCAAAAGCCTCCTTGCCGAAGCCCAAAGCCCAAAGCAAAGAACATCCACTTGACCCAAAGTCCTCCAAATGGGAACTACTACTCAAGAAAGTTGATGTTGCTGTATCCATTAAACAGGAACCAATTTCACCCAAAAAACCTTCATTAAATGCGAAGGACAGTGTCTCTAACACTCATGCAGCTGGTAGTGGCAGTTTCAGAACACCAACCACACTTTCTGATGAATCGGACCCCATAGAAGATGCTCGCAATAAGGCATTTGATGGTGCTTTGGAAAAGTTGTTAGATTTGTGTAATGATGATATTGTGACAAGGAAAATTAGACCAAAGAACCTAGCCCCCACTCAACAGGATCCATTTGTGGGGAGTTCAATGGTCAAACATATGTTGCGTGGTGTAAAGCTATCCCCAACAGCTTATGATCCATTTGAAAAGGCTAATCCTGCAAAGGTGGACGCTGTCATGGATTTTATAAAGCAAGAGATGTTAGTCGAAGTCTACCAGTACTTTACATATTAGTAATCTGATGACACAATGTTGTGAGTGTATATGTAACACTTATGTTTGCTCACAGGGATGACCCGTTGAGGATGGACTTTGCGGCTTCTAATTTCTATATGAAGATAATGAGCCCTAAGGCGATGTGGCCAAAAAATGATCCTACTTATGGGTGGTTGATGGATTTGGTAAGTTTGCACCCAAATTAACATGAGATTAACATAAGCTTACATTGATATTTGAGTCTCATATTATTCTGTTTATCATGTTCAGCATCTGGTGCCTATCATGCAAATGTTTCGCAAAAGATCAATGCAGGCATTTTCTCCGTTCAGAAGTGATAGGATTGCATTTTTAGATCTGTGGTTTGTGAATCAGTGGGCTCATGATTACAAGAAATATGTAGCAGACCCAAAGTGGGAGTTTCCTACAGAATATTTTGAAGTCTACAATGGTACATATACACGGTACGGtgtcacaaacaaaaaatgggtTGTCGATGTCGATGTCTTGTATCTCATTCACAATATCGAGAAGGCACACTGGGTAGCTGTAGCAGTCGATTTGGTTAGGCGGAGGGTCAACTTGTATGATAGCATCTACAGCTCTTCGACTGATGACCAACTCTTTGACACATGTAAGTCGTACACTAAGATGATACCACTTCTGATTCAAACAGTCGCTCCTGCGCATGAGAAAAAGAAACTAGAAGCCTCTTCATTCTCAATATACAGGATGAAAACCGTTCCTCAGAATATCCAGGAAGGTGATTGTGGTGTCTATGCGGTAAAATTCATTGAGTGTCTGGCATTGGGTATAAAATTTGATGGTCTATCAGATGCCGCTATGCCTGTTATCAGGCTGAAGCTGGCAGCAGAATTGTTTGATGAAGTGCCAGACACAGATTGCTTCATCCAGATGACTGACCAATCAGATCGTGATAAGGACTCAGGCGATGTTGAGTTCATCATTGTAAAGTGAATCTGGTTACGtctggtttctttgttttttggtataGATTAACAAGCCTCCCAATAGCTTTTGTCATAACTTCTCGATAACTTGGGAATGAAAACGGTGTAAGGCTTTCACCATTTTTTGTACACTATGTGTAGACCagttatgttatgttatttataCTGAATGGTCTATCATATTATATTAAGACGAGCACCATTGGTTGGATAAGCAGTATTTTATAATGCTACAGATTGAGAATAGTTAATAGAGAAATACAGACACAAACAGCCAATACAAACTTAGACACACAATTCGTTCTAACCTCATATGGTAATAAAAACTAGACAAATCCCTTCATATTACAACCGACGAGAGATAAACACTAGCACAACGCCTCGACGGTGCTAGCATAGGTAAGGGTGGAACAATCCTCGCAAATGTCTAATGTCGTGTGGTGGATTAGATGGCAACGAGGCACTGTTCTGAAATGGTAGTATCCTTTAAATACACGAGAACCAAATGTTCCCATCTCTTTTATCTGACACATCACCACATCCGCAATTTGAACGGCTTCCTCTATAGAATCCACTTTGCTTAAGAAATTATTAGTGACCGACAGACCATCTTCCAATGCttcaaaacaaataagtaaaaTTCCATATGTAAATC
It encodes the following:
- the LOC109127510 gene encoding uncharacterized protein LOC109127510, giving the protein MWSLIEGNPIRFSLHEFSDITGLNCEKIDEEDRVDVDHKELWVQMKVDSRVGPNWKELTDVLRECRTWGEPIRKMIGLLFVLHVGILGISRTSRIPLDYAKRVLNTDAFARFPWGRVSFKRLIDSIKVVSYENTSYVVHGCAHVLLIWAFESVRELGKDFGSKNGGDDVPLLRWDAGRTKGNIGDFLFS